The Ananas comosus cultivar F153 linkage group 2, ASM154086v1, whole genome shotgun sequence genome contains a region encoding:
- the LOC109728772 gene encoding putative 1-phosphatidylinositol-3-phosphate 5-kinase FAB1C — protein MFRRVRSCISLESLMNGSRERVMCHACRASLTVASRVSSCRSCGRVFCWKCMEGGGQEELPGLCSSCFRAVRGSGEPVEKQFDGEESPLVSAKSFPESPLSRSGSSRIPQSPRPRQFPSPLATCCSSVRREEDGEDEDSGRQFLTRVSSFSRDIWDTDSISMSTGNEMYSVSSSLFDSPYREAELGDITPTSRRTASFGQDSPTYSRKLDVESAELPENTNSSIYDDLSFYRSQESQEAQQPFDYKSDEQIWYPPKPEVEEDDMETGLVDEDDETSEPGKSFRPTSFGDGAHGIKEKNNEVHKDVLKNAVQGHFRALVAQLMTEEGVSFRIEDDQEKWVQIVSSLAWQAASFVNPDTSKGGSMDPSDYLKVKCILSGSPSDSTLIKGVVCSKNVKHKRMISQHMKPRLLLFGGALEYQRVSNKLASINAVLEQEKEHLAMAVKKIEERRPNVLLVEKSVSSYAQELLSKDISLVLNIKRKLLDRISRCTGAQIASSIDNVPLAKLGQCEMFRVEKVKECSSGKDPGNKSIKTLMFFEGCPMRLGCTVLLRGTSCEELKKIKHVVQLGTFAAYHLSRETSFLADEGATLPKIPSRPLIYDPQMRQGADSFVPRACDPNTHPTIGGKNLDGSCSKPLEGIDPYSNSSSSNKDLLRTGSEEKVHDFSIKQRGSSNFFYSSPLNEPQIDAHTHRVHALERPEQGNNSEIQWHNRSDDEHNRRMELDDQRFSGTIDQRMELDDYQEFPRDYFSTADNHQILVSLSKTNTQKGTVCERWQLIRMRFYGSSDKPLGRFLREDLFDQASCCPSCKEPAVAHVRCYTHQLGSLIIRVRQLPQSEKLPGEHDGRIWMWHRCLKCKLENGVPPTTRRVVMSDAAWGLSFGKFLELSFSNHATANRVASCGHSLQRECLRFYGFGRMVAFFYYSPVDILSVYLPPLLLNFTCQNSQEWMRREAEEISKRLECLHAEVSAVLHRFERNLSTSEDVPLKMGIYRHINELKDMLKMEKNDYDVLLQPLTSENIQPSQVSVEILKLNRLRRDLLFDAYMWDWNLCSIDSHSKGNDYTSKDNPLPIDKKLTEWKFGESRKDASLANLPEENITKSSSLSASLRKSSLSEHQEEVNSQVLECNSSNAVEMDLPIESVESYVGQAGLNNERPHIAEPITVSTSLEKLPSNLSEKIDLAWTGSGRLGMDSPKGSPVDDSVRSLKLIDNPQFSKVISPVRVYSFDSATRLRHRVHAGLSPPLHLSSLKLVDSCGKFLQPNMRRAYSQRAPMGLERLNIPCIQRPVYISSPCHMNSDGARLLLPQISSDENVYVAVYDDEPTSIVSYALASKEYASFLARPPDLSEDQQSQPFRFSFDDEFSDPAEKTKFSVTCYFARQFDILRKRCCPNMMDYIASLSRCRRWGAQGGKSSAYFFKTFDERFIVKQVTKTELDSFEQFASKYFKHLEDSFSSGNPTCLAKVVGVYQVGVKSVKGGREWKIDFIVMENLFFSRKISRVYDLKGSLRSRYNPDTSGDNKVLLDLNLLEALSTKPIFVGSRAKKRLERAVWNDTSFLASIGVMDYSLLVGIDDEKKELVIGIIDYMRQYTWDKQLETWVKAAGILGGPKNTSPTVISPMQYKRRFRKAMSQYFLPVPDECSP, from the exons ATGTTTCGAAGGGTCAGATCTTGCATCTCTTTGGAATCTCTGATGAACGGCAGCCGGGAGCGCGTGATGTGCCACGCGTGCCGGGCTTCCCTCACCGTCGCTTCTCGTGTGAGCAGTTGCAGGAGCTGCGGCAGGGTTTTCTGCTGGAAGTGCATGGAAGGCGGAGGCCAAGAAGAGCTGCCAGGATTGTGCAGCTCCTGCTTTCGAGCTGTGAGAGGGAGCGGAGAACCAGTAGAGAAGCAGTTCGACGGAGAGGAAAGCCCTTTGGTCTCTGCCAAAAGCTTTCCTGAGTCGCCTCTGTCGAGATCTGGGAGCAGCAGGATTCCCCAATCACCGAGACCACGGCAGTTTCCTTCTCCACTTGCTACTTGTTGCTCCTCCGTGAG GAGAGAAGAAGACGGAGAGGATGAAGATTCTGGGAGGCAGTTCCTTACGCGGGTGAGTTCGTTCTCTCGTGATATTTGGGATACAGATTCCATCAGTATGAGCACTGGGAATGAGATGTATAGTGTCAGTTCAAGCCTCTTTGATAGTCCTTATAGGGAAGCAGAGTTGGGGGATATCACTCCCACCTCCAGAAGGACTGCTTCGTTTGGTCAAGATTCTCCTACTTACTCGAGAAAACTCGATGTGGAATCCGCTGAATTGCCAGAAAATACTAACAGCTCCATCTACGACGATCTTTCGTTTTACCGCAGCCAAGAAAGCCAAGAGGCTCAACAGCCGTTTGATTATAAGAGCGATGAGCAAATCTGGTATCCTCCTAAACCAGAAGTCGAGGAGGATGACATGGAAACTGGGTTGGTCGATGAGGATGATGAGACTAGTGAGCCAGGGAAGTCCTTTAGGCCGACTAGCTTCGGTGACGGTGCACATGGTATAAAGGAGAAGAATAACGAAGTTCACAAGGATGTTCTAAAGAATGCTGTGCAGGGGCATTTTAGAGCTCTTGTGGCACAGTTAATGACAGAGGAAGGCGTCTCTTTTAGGATTGAAGATGATCAGGAGAAATGGGTACAGATCGTCTCTTCATTGGCATGGCAAGCTGCTAGCTTTGTGAACCCGGACACTAGCAAGGGTGGCAGCATGGATCCTAGTGACTATTTGAAGGTCAAATGTATACTCTCGGGGAGTCCAAGCGATag CACCCTTATTAAGGGGGTTGTTTGCTCTAAAAACGTGAAGCACAAACGCATGATCTCGCAGCATATGAAGCCTAGATTGCTTCTCTTTGGAGGAGCACTAGAGTACCAGAGAGTCTCGAATAAGCTGGCTTCTATAAATGCGGTTCTTGAACag GAAAAGGAGCATCTTGCAATGGCTGTTAAAAAGATCGAGGAACGTCGACCTAATGTTTTACTGGTTGAAAAAAGCGTCTCTTCATATGCACAGGAACTTCTGTCAAAAGATATTTCTTTAGTTTTGAATATCAAGAGGAAGCTTTTGGATAGAATATCACGGTGTACGGGCGCTCAGATTGCTTCATCAATTGACAATGTTCCTTTGGCAAAGCTAGGACAGTGCGAAATGTTTCGGGTAGAGAAAGTTAAGGAATGTTCATCTGGAAAGGATCCAGGCAACAAGTCCATTAAGACATTGATGTTTTTTGAAGGCTGTCCCATGCGTTTAGGGTGCACG GTTCTTCTAAGAGGCACAAGTTGTGAAGAACTAAAAAAGATTAAACATGTAGTGCAACTGGGAACTTTCGCAGCCTATCATCTATCACGTGAGACCTCATTCCTTGCAGATGAGGGTGCTACTCTACCCAAGATTCCTTCAAGACCATTAATTTATGATCCACAAATGCGTCAGGGTGCAGATTCTTTTGTCCCAAGGGCTTGTGATCCTAATACACATCCAACTATTGGGGGCAAAAATCTAGATGGGTCATGCAGCAAACCCTTAGAAGGCATTGATCCGTACTCAAATTCATCATCCTCGAACAAAGATCTTTTGCGGACTGGTTCTGAAGAGAAAGTGCATGATTTCTCCATTAAGCAGAGGGGttctagtaattttttttactcgtCACCTTTAAATGAGCCTCAAATTGATGCTCACACACATCGAGTTCATGCCTTGGAGAGACCAGAACAGGGAAATAACTCAGAGATTCAGTGGCATAATCGATCAGATGATGAACATAACAGGAGGATGGAACTTGATGATCAGAGATTCAGTGGCACAATCGATCAGAGGATGGAACTTGATGACTATCAGGAGTTTCCTCGTGATTACTTCTCAACTGCTGACAATCACCAGATCTTGGTTTCTTTGTCAAAAACTAATACGCAAAAGGGCACAGTTTGTGAAAGGTGGCAGCTCATTCGCATGAGGTTCTATGGTAGTTCAGATAAGCCACTTGGAAGATTTCTACGTGAAGATTTGTTTGATCAG GCATCTTGCTGTCCATCTTGTAAGGAACCAGCTGTTGCTCATGTTAGGTGTTATACTCATCAGCTAGGCAGCCTAATTATTAGGGTGAGGCAACTTCCCCAATCAGAGAAGTTGCCTGGTGAGCATGATGGAAGGATATGGATGTGGCATAGATGCCTCAAATGTAAACTTGAGAACGGGGTCCCACCTACGACACGGAGAGTAGTCATGTCTGATGCTGCATGGGGGCTCTCTTTCGGAAAATTCCTGGAGCTAAGCTTTTCAAATCATGCAACAGCCAACCGAGTTGCTAGTTGCGGTCATTCTCTTCAAAGAGAGTGCCTACGTTTTTATGG GTTTGGAAGGATGGTTGCTTTCTTTTACTATTCTCCTGTAGACATTCTATCTGTTTATTTACCACCTTTGTTGCTGAATTTCACTTGCCAGAATTCGCAAGAGTGGATGAGAAGAGAGGCAGAAGAG ATATCCAAGAGATTGGAATGCTTGCATGCTGAGGTCTCTGCTGTGCTTCATCGCTTTGAAAGAAATCTATCAACTTCTGAGGATGTACCTTTAAAGATGGGCATTTATAGACACATTAATGAGCTGAAGGATATGctaaaaatggagaaaaatgaCTATGAT GTCTTGTTGCAACCACTGACATCAGAAAATATTCAGCCCTCCCAAGTATCTGTTGAGATTTTAAAGCTTAATCGTTTGAGACGTGACCTCCTCTTTGATGCTTACATGTGGGATTGGAATCTATGCTCTATAGATTCACACTCTAAAGGTAACGATTATACTAGCAAAGATAATCCACTACCTATAGACAAGAAGCTAACAGAGTGGAAGTTTGGGGAGTCCCGTAAAGATGCGAGCCTTGCAAACCTGCCTGAAGAAAACATAACGAAGTCCTCAAGCCTGTCAGCAAGTCTGAGGAAATCAAGTCTATCTGAGCATCAAGAGGAAGTAAATTCACAAGTTTTAGAGTGTAATTCCAGCAACGCCGTTGAAATGGACTTGCCAATTGAGTCCGTTGAGAGTTATGTGGGCCAAGCTGGCCTCAATAATGAGCGACCGCACATTGCTGAACCGATCACTGTTTCAACATCTTTGGAGAAGCTCCCTTCAAATTTGTCAGAGAAGATAGATTTGGCGTGGACTGGTTCAGGGCGGTTGGGAATGGACTCACCAAAAGGTAGTCCTGTAGATGATTCTGTTAGATCTCTTAAATTGATTGATAACCCACAATTCAGTAAGGTAATATCTCCTGTTCGAGTTTATTCGTTCGATTCTGCTACAAGACTGCGGCATAGAGTACACGCCGGATTATCACCCCCTTTGCATTTGTCTTCTCTGAAGTTAGTTGATTCTTGTGGGAAATTTCTACAGCCAAACATGCGAAGAGCCTATTCTCAAAGGGCTCCCATGGGACTAGAAAGACTGAATATACCTTGTATTCAAAGACCTGTATACATCTCATCACCATGTCATATGAACAGTGATGGGGCTCGACTTCTACTACCTCAAATCAGTTCTGATGAAAATGTTTATGTTGCGGTCTATGATGATGAGCCCACCAGCATAGTATCCTATGCTTTGGCATCCAAAGAATATGCTAGCTTCCTTGCTCGACCACCTGATTTGTCCGAGGATCAACAGTCTCAACCTTTTAGATTTTCTTTTGATGATGAATTTTCAGATCCTGCCGAGAAAACAAAGTTCTCCGTGACGTGCTATTTTGCGAGACAGTTTGACATACTTAGGAAAAGATGCTGCCCAAACATGATGGATTATATAGCTTCCTTAAGCCGCTGCAGGAGATGGGGTGCTCAAGGTGGTAAAAGCAGTGCTTATTTTTTCAAGACATTTGATGAGAGATTTATTGTAAAACAAGTCACCAAAACGGAGTTAGACTCTTTTGAGCAATTTGCTTCCAAGTACTTCAAGCATTTGGAAGATTCATTTTCTTCTGGAAACCCAACCTGCCTGGCTAAAGTTGTCGGCGTTTATCAG GTTGGTGTCAAGAGTGTAAAAGGAGGGCGGGAATGGAAGATTGATTTTATTGTGATGGAAAATCTTTTCTTTAGTAGGAAGATATCGAGGGTCTATGATCTAAAAGGGTCATTGCGGTCCCGCTATAATCCTGATACTTCTGGTGACAACAAAGTTCTCTTGGATCTGAATCTGTTAGAGGCGCTTAGCACAAAGCCTATATTTGTGGGCAGCAGAGCGAAGAAGAGATTGGAAAGAGCTGTGTGGAATGATACATCCTTTCTTGCG TCTATTGGTGTCATGGACTACTCACTCCTGGTCGGCATCGACGACGAAAAGAAGGAGCTTGTTATCGGAATCATCGATTACATGCGACAGTATACATGGGACAAGCAATTAGAAACATGGGTAAAGGCCGCGGGCATCCTCGGTGGCCCGAAAAATACATCCCCAACAGTTATATCCCCGATGCAGTACAAGAGAAGGTTCCGGAAAGCCATGTCACAATATTTCCTTCCCGTTCCTGACGAGTGCTCTCCTTGA
- the LOC109728779 gene encoding HMG-Y-related protein A-like → MATEEVSKPPSLPPYPEMIMAAIAALNETNGSNKSAIAKYIESKYGGELPESHASLLTAHLARMKESGDLLFLKNNYLRPGVDTPPKRGRGRPPKPKVPGSAPAPAAAAAAAASPRPRGRPPKPRDPLAAAAARAAAGMPRPRGRPPKKARAADVSAVPAAAAAAAPGGKRGRGRPPKVKPAVATDEQ, encoded by the exons ATGGCTACAGAAGAAGTGAGCAAGCCCCCCTCTCTTCCTCCGTATCCTGAG ATGATCATGGCGGCGATAGCGGCGCTGAACGAGACGAACGGGTCGAACAAGTCGGCGATCGCCAAGTACATCGAGTCCAAGTACGGGGGGGAGCTCCCGGAGTCGCACGCCTCGCTCCTCACGGCGCACCTTGCGCGCATGAAGGAGAGCGGCGACCTCCTCTTCCTCAAGAACAACTACCTCCGCCCCGGCGTCGACACCCCACCCAAACGCGGCCGCGGCCGCCCTCCCAAGCCCAAGGTCCCCGGCTCCGCCCCCGCccctgccgccgccgcagccgccgccgcctcgccgcgcCCCCGCGGCCGCCCCCCCAAGCCCAGGGaccccctcgccgccgccgccgcccgggcCGCCGCCGGGATGCCAAGGCCCCGCGGCCGCCCCCCCAAGAAGGCCCGCGCCGCCGATGTCTCCGccgtccccgccgccgccgccgccgccgcgccgggcGGTAAGCGGGGCCGGGGGAGGCCCCCGAAGGTGAAGCCCGCGGTCGCCACTGACGAACAGTGA